The window CAAGCGGGCCATCGTGCTCGTGCTGAATCAGAAGGCAACGGTCGTGGCCCACGACGCCGAACATCCGGTCTATGCCCAGACGGAATCGTTCGAGCGCCCCTCCGTCATTCTGCTCACGCGCTATGTGCGCATTCCCAACGGGCGCTCCGTGCCGGTGAGCCGCCGCGGGGTGCTGCGGCGCGATGGCCACAATTGCGGATACTGCGGCTCGCATGCCACAACGATCGACCACGTTCTGCCCCGGTCGAGGGGTGGCAAGGATTCGTGGGAGAACCTGGTGGCGTGCTGCCTGCGCTGCAACAACGTGAAGGGCGATAGGACCCCGAGGGAGATGGGATGGAGGCTGCGCGTGCGACCGCAGGCCCCGCACGGAACCTCGTGGATGGTGCAGGGTGTCGAGAGCCCCGTGCCGCAGTGGGAGGAATACCTGGCCGCCGCCGCAGCATAGCTGGCAGTTTGCCAAGGCTGGGCTGGTAGCCGGGCGCATGTGGCGCGCGCGAGCATTTATTCGCGGGAGAATAGTCCGTTCGCGTTGTGTGTGAACGGAAAGCTAGGTAACACCCGATGGAAAATGTCGCTCGGCCGTGGGCCGCGCTCTGGGCGCTCGTAATCGGGTTCTTCATGATCCTGGTCGACACCACGATTGTCTCGGTGGCGAACCCCTCGATCATGGCGGGGCTCGGCGCTGGCATCAACGAGGTCATCTGGGTGACGAGCGCCTACCTGCTCGCCTACGCGGTTCCGCTTCTCATCACGGGTCGCCTCGGCGACCGTTTCGGGCCCAAAAACCTCTACCTGACCGGCCTTGTGGTCTTCACCCTCGCCTCCGCCTGGTGCGGGCTTGCGGGCAGCATCGAGGCGCTCATCCTGGCCCGCGTCGTGCAGGGGCTCGGCGCTGCGCTCATGACGCCGCAGACGATGGCCGTGATCACCCGAGTGTTCCCGCCCGACCGCCGCGGCGCCGCCATGGGCATCTGGGGTGCCGTCGCCGGCATCGCCACCCTGGTGGGCCCCGTGCTCGGCGGGGTGCTCGTGGACAGCCTCGGCTGGGAGTGGATCTTCTTTATCAACGTGCCCGTCGGCGTGGTCGCGTTCATCATGGCGTTCAAGTTCGTGCCCTCGCTGTCGACGCATCCGCATCGTTTCGACATCCTCGGCGTTGTGCTGAGTGCGGTCGGGATGTTCCTGCTCGTCTTTGGTATTCAGGAGGGCGAGAGCCACAACTGGGGCACGATCGTGGGGCCAATCACGGTGCCGGGCATGATCGTCTCGGGGGTTGTGGTGTTGGTGCTGTTCGTGCTCTGGCAGGCCTTTAATAAGAGGGGCGAGCCGCTGCTGCCGCTGGCACTCTTTCGCGACCGCAACTTCTCCCTCGCCAACGGCGCAATCACCGCGATCGGCTTTGCCGTGACCAGCATGTCGCTGCCGCTCGTGTTCTTCTTTCAGATCGTGCGTGGCCTCACCCCCACCCAGTCGGCCCTCATGCTCGTGCCCATGGCGGTGATCGCGGCGGCGCTCGCGCCCCTCGCCGGCAAGCTCGTCGACAAGATCAACCCCCGCTACATTGCGGTGACCGGCCTGCTGCTGCTGGCCATTTCGCTGTTCTGGTACTCGGCGCTGCTTTCGCCCGATATCGATATCTACTGGCTGCTGCTGCCCAGCGCCCTGCTCGGCATCGCCAACGCTGGCATGTGGTCGCCGGTCTCCTCGACCGCAACCCGCAACCTGCCGCCCCACCAGGCGGGTGCCGGCTCCGGCGTCTACAACACCACCCGCCAGATCGGCTCGGTGCTC is drawn from Salinibacterium hongtaonis and contains these coding sequences:
- a CDS encoding DHA2 family efflux MFS transporter permease subunit, yielding MENVARPWAALWALVIGFFMILVDTTIVSVANPSIMAGLGAGINEVIWVTSAYLLAYAVPLLITGRLGDRFGPKNLYLTGLVVFTLASAWCGLAGSIEALILARVVQGLGAALMTPQTMAVITRVFPPDRRGAAMGIWGAVAGIATLVGPVLGGVLVDSLGWEWIFFINVPVGVVAFIMAFKFVPSLSTHPHRFDILGVVLSAVGMFLLVFGIQEGESHNWGTIVGPITVPGMIVSGVVVLVLFVLWQAFNKRGEPLLPLALFRDRNFSLANGAITAIGFAVTSMSLPLVFFFQIVRGLTPTQSALMLVPMAVIAAALAPLAGKLVDKINPRYIAVTGLLLLAISLFWYSALLSPDIDIYWLLLPSALLGIANAGMWSPVSSTATRNLPPHQAGAGSGVYNTTRQIGSVLGSASIAALIQARLAAELGAGASTSDFAQGGGLPAALHEGFSAAMAQSLLLPAAVAVVGAVIVAFFAKPKPPQWGPRAEAAAASASASAGAAAGAPDAAAAGSPAASPSSPGAGSPSASPVVEG
- a CDS encoding HNH endonuclease, producing MRTLVLNAGYEPLAIVSFKRAIVLVLNQKATVVAHDAEHPVYAQTESFERPSVILLTRYVRIPNGRSVPVSRRGVLRRDGHNCGYCGSHATTIDHVLPRSRGGKDSWENLVACCLRCNNVKGDRTPREMGWRLRVRPQAPHGTSWMVQGVESPVPQWEEYLAAAAA